The Sphingobium sp. BYY-5 genome contains a region encoding:
- a CDS encoding Arm DNA-binding domain-containing protein yields the protein MLTTVEINALKPREKAYKVADGKGLYLLVQPSGSLLWRVKFRFHGIEKRMALGRYPDVRLTFGLVALDVGQTRDAVSLQAPMQR from the coding sequence ATGCTTACCACAGTCGAAATTAATGCGCTTAAGCCAAGAGAGAAGGCCTATAAGGTGGCTGACGGGAAGGGCCTGTACCTTTTGGTCCAGCCATCCGGATCCTTGCTATGGCGCGTCAAATTTCGATTCCACGGGATCGAGAAGAGAATGGCGCTGGGACGATATCCTGACGTCAGGTTGACGTTTGGGCTTGTCGCCCTCGATGTCGGGCAGACGAGAGATGCCGTGTCGCTGCAGGCACCGATGCAGCGCTGA
- a CDS encoding EamA family transporter, with translation MPTDSATSIAVPSPKIVDRLPPHVFFLVSAVFHYLGPSFAVLLFASLAPPGVAWLRIASAGLIFAIWRRPWRTFATLASRDMAIIVALGVVLAAMNTLFYEAIARLPLATVGAIEFLGPITVAAYGVRARRNLLALVLAVAGIFVLTDIRIAGEPLGYVFAFTNCALFMGYIILGHHISSGGAGVSGIDRLGCAMLVATIAALPFGLDSALPAFSNPLLLAAAIGVGVSSSVIPYVCDQLAMSRLPRASFALLLSLLPASATVIGFIVLRQVPSLTELAGIALVIAGVALHRTYKS, from the coding sequence ATGCCCACTGATAGCGCCACTAGCATCGCAGTTCCTTCGCCGAAGATCGTTGATCGGCTGCCGCCGCACGTCTTCTTCCTCGTCAGCGCGGTGTTCCACTATCTCGGCCCGTCCTTCGCCGTACTGCTATTCGCCAGTCTCGCTCCGCCCGGCGTCGCTTGGCTACGGATCGCCAGTGCCGGGCTGATCTTCGCCATTTGGCGGCGGCCGTGGCGAACCTTCGCTACTTTGGCATCGCGCGACATGGCCATCATTGTCGCGCTCGGCGTTGTCCTCGCCGCGATGAACACCCTGTTCTATGAAGCGATAGCCCGGTTGCCGCTGGCGACGGTGGGTGCGATCGAATTCCTTGGCCCCATCACGGTTGCAGCCTACGGCGTACGCGCGCGCCGCAATCTCCTCGCCCTGGTCCTCGCAGTGGCTGGGATTTTTGTCTTGACCGATATCCGTATCGCAGGCGAGCCGCTCGGCTACGTCTTCGCCTTTACCAACTGCGCGCTGTTCATGGGCTACATCATTCTCGGGCATCACATTTCGTCCGGCGGTGCGGGCGTCTCGGGCATCGACCGGCTCGGCTGTGCAATGCTGGTCGCGACCATAGCCGCGCTGCCGTTCGGTCTCGACAGCGCGTTACCGGCATTCTCGAACCCTTTGCTGCTGGCGGCAGCGATCGGAGTCGGCGTGTCTTCCTCAGTGATCCCCTATGTCTGCGACCAGCTCGCTATGTCGCGCCTACCGCGCGCGAGCTTTGCCCTGCTCCTATCGCTACTTCCCGCCAGCGCGACGGTGATCGGCTTCATTGTGCTGCGCCAGGTGCCAAGCTTGACCGAGTTGGCAGGGATCGCACTCGTCATCGCAGGGGTTGCGCTGCATAGAACGTATAAATCCTGA
- a CDS encoding Lrp/AsnC family transcriptional regulator, with protein sequence MILQKSKLLHDPRNVELLSLLGDNPRLGVSELARRVGMSAPAVRERVLRMEEAGVIRGYRLELDPAALGYPVSAYVRVRPAPGQLSKVAELARSLPQIVECHRVTGEDCFVLKVHLPSIGDLDQVLDQFLTYGQTTTSIVQSTPVSLRSLPLQKILGEERRH encoded by the coding sequence TTGATCCTTCAGAAGTCGAAGCTGCTGCATGATCCGCGCAATGTGGAGTTACTCTCTCTGCTCGGGGATAATCCACGGCTTGGTGTCTCGGAATTGGCTCGACGGGTTGGCATGTCGGCGCCCGCTGTGCGGGAGCGGGTTTTGCGGATGGAAGAGGCGGGTGTCATTCGCGGCTATCGCCTGGAATTGGATCCCGCCGCCTTAGGCTATCCAGTTTCGGCTTATGTGCGCGTGCGCCCCGCGCCGGGTCAGCTTTCGAAGGTGGCCGAGTTAGCTCGTTCGCTGCCACAGATAGTCGAATGCCATCGAGTGACAGGCGAGGACTGTTTCGTGCTGAAAGTCCATCTGCCTTCGATCGGTGACCTCGATCAGGTGCTGGATCAATTTCTGACCTACGGCCAGACCACAACCAGCATCGTGCAGAGCACGCCGGTTTCGCTACGCAGCCTGCCTCTCCAGAAAATATTAGGGGAAGAGCGACGGCATTGA
- a CDS encoding threonine/serine dehydratase, translating into MTDAPAITIDDILDAARVIAPAAVRTPLLENARLNERCGRCVLLKFEGAQHTGSFKFRGAYNRLARLDEAERAAGVVAWSSGNHAQGVAAAARMLGMPATIVMPADAPAIKIANTRALGAEVVSYDRLTESREAIATDLAQRRGATLVPSFDDPFIIAGQGTAGLEIIDQAAQAGAEIGQVLVCCGGGGLTAGIATAVKARAPHVDIHTVEPTGFDDTARSLRNGQREAVAPDARSICDALLAPRPGALTFPINRALVTSGLVVTDDQVREAMRFAFSTLKLVVEPGGSVALAALLAGLTPERDGAVVVVLSGSNVDPADYAAILSGDA; encoded by the coding sequence ATGACCGACGCCCCTGCCATCACCATCGACGATATTCTGGATGCCGCGCGGGTGATTGCGCCTGCGGCGGTGCGTACGCCGCTGCTGGAAAATGCTAGGTTGAACGAGCGATGCGGGCGGTGCGTGTTGCTGAAATTCGAAGGCGCCCAGCATACCGGGTCGTTCAAGTTTCGCGGGGCGTATAACCGGCTGGCGCGGCTGGATGAGGCCGAACGGGCGGCGGGCGTTGTCGCCTGGTCGTCGGGCAATCATGCGCAGGGCGTGGCGGCGGCGGCGCGGATGCTGGGGATGCCCGCGACCATCGTGATGCCGGCCGACGCGCCCGCGATCAAGATCGCCAATACCCGCGCGTTGGGGGCGGAGGTGGTGTCCTATGACCGGCTGACCGAAAGCCGCGAGGCGATCGCCACCGATCTGGCGCAAAGGCGGGGGGCGACGCTGGTGCCGTCCTTCGACGATCCCTTCATCATCGCGGGACAGGGCACGGCCGGGCTGGAGATTATCGATCAAGCGGCGCAGGCCGGTGCGGAGATCGGGCAGGTGCTGGTCTGCTGCGGCGGGGGCGGTCTGACGGCCGGGATCGCAACAGCGGTCAAGGCGCGCGCGCCGCATGTCGATATTCATACCGTCGAGCCGACGGGGTTCGACGATACCGCGCGATCGCTCCGCAACGGGCAGCGGGAGGCGGTTGCGCCCGATGCCCGGTCCATCTGTGATGCGTTGCTGGCGCCGAGGCCCGGCGCGCTGACCTTTCCGATCAACCGGGCGCTGGTGACGAGCGGGCTGGTCGTGACCGACGATCAGGTGCGTGAAGCGATGCGCTTCGCCTTTTCGACGCTCAAGCTGGTGGTCGAGCCGGGCGGGTCGGTGGCGCTGGCGGCGCTGCTCGCCGGGCTGACGCCGGAGCGGGACGGCGCGGTGGTTGTCGTGCTGTCGGGGAGCAATGTCGATCCGGCCGACTATGCGGCCATCCTGAGCGGCGACGCCTGA
- a CDS encoding DNA-binding response regulator: MTMPSHNDTVLVVDDTPESLRFLTDTLEAAHISVLIATSGDAALELLEHVAPDLILMDAVMPGLDGFETTRAIKQLPIGAPIPIIFMTGLTESEHVVHALEAGGVDYVRKPIVVEELLARVRVHMANARQTQGGQFALDATGRNLIAVTTEGQLSWSTPGAEKLMEALEPGWSRGAIAPPALLRTAVTRLLGNDLPAGTTAKADSGQGDTVELIIVGRPRRDEILIRLNHLDPLADISRLQSHFGLTQREAEVLLWISYGKPNRVISEILTISPRTVNKHLEQIFEKLGVETRAAAAAFAVRVIAQ, translated from the coding sequence ATGACCATGCCTTCCCACAACGACACCGTTCTGGTCGTCGACGACACGCCGGAATCGCTACGCTTCCTCACCGACACACTGGAAGCCGCGCATATTTCCGTCCTCATCGCCACCAGCGGCGACGCAGCGCTGGAACTGCTGGAGCATGTCGCGCCCGACCTCATCCTGATGGACGCGGTGATGCCCGGCCTGGACGGCTTCGAAACCACGCGCGCAATCAAGCAGCTTCCCATCGGTGCGCCCATCCCGATCATCTTCATGACCGGCCTCACCGAAAGCGAGCATGTCGTCCATGCCCTGGAAGCGGGCGGCGTCGATTATGTGCGCAAGCCCATCGTGGTCGAGGAACTGCTGGCCCGCGTCCGCGTCCACATGGCCAACGCCCGCCAGACCCAGGGCGGCCAGTTCGCCCTCGACGCGACCGGGCGCAACCTGATCGCGGTCACGACCGAGGGTCAGCTTTCCTGGAGCACACCGGGCGCGGAAAAGCTGATGGAAGCGCTGGAACCCGGTTGGTCGCGCGGCGCCATCGCCCCGCCCGCTCTGCTGCGCACCGCCGTCACGCGCCTGCTGGGCAACGATCTGCCTGCCGGGACCACTGCCAAGGCAGACAGCGGCCAGGGCGACACAGTGGAACTTATCATCGTCGGTCGCCCCCGCCGCGACGAAATCCTGATCCGCCTCAACCATCTCGATCCGCTGGCCGACATCAGCCGCCTGCAAAGCCATTTCGGCCTCACCCAGCGCGAGGCGGAGGTGCTGCTCTGGATCAGCTATGGCAAGCCCAACCGCGTCATCAGCGAGATATTGACCATCAGCCCGCGCACGGTGAACAAGCATCTGGAACAGATATTCGAAAAGCTGGGCGTCGAAACCCGCGCCGCCGCCGCCGCCTTCGCGGTCAGGGTGATCGCGCAATAG
- a CDS encoding ATP-binding protein: protein MDRAAYVLREKRLYNKWVASQTLEDYALRYTADSARRWSAGQVANTAIGATAFLACEAIGASITLTYGFANSVAAIAAAVALMFVIGLPIAYHAAKHGLDIDLLTRGAGFGYLGSTLTSLIYASFTFLLFSVEATIMAVALKAMTGMPMSIAYLVSALVVIPIALYGMSAITRFQNATQGVWIALQVAPIAYILWSGPTALAEWSRFTGQLGAKDGSVSLLYFGFALSTLLSLLPQIGEQADYLRFLPARAKIGRGKWWAAMLAGGPGWTLIGGMKLLLGSWLAHFLIRSAAAQSEASSPTAMFQAIYTAMSGHAGLSLILTGLFVVICQLKINVTNAYAGSIAWSNFFARLTHNHPGRVVWLIFNVLLALLLMEVGIFDAIEAILILYATVAAGWIGALAADLMISKPLRLSPSGIEFKRAHLYDINPVGIGAMLLSILVSGSAHLGLLGPLAQAFAPVIGMAVAFTSAPIIALVTHGRYYIARRSHWSEGSQAQTCIICENAFQHADMAHCPMYAAPICSLCCTLEARCHDRCKSDSRATQQAARWLERLLPRAVADYVHTPVGHFIAVMTIITLANGAVLGGIGWQVARRAPSIATQTGSLMLGLFLLFSLFGGVIAWMIVLAHQSRRSAMQESEHHVQKLMEEVIAHDVTGAELQRAKEAAEAANAAKSRYLVSVSHEIRSPLNSIYGYAQLMERGHEIAPIEAAKVIRRSAEHLTNLVEGLMDISQVESGVLRISNETVRLSPFVDQIANMFRPQAQAKGIEFLYERPEKLPDFVRTDQKRLRQILINLLSNAIKFTRSGSVTFRVAYRSQMATFDIIDTGIGIAPDDLKRIFDPFERGSNPDAQKQKGVGLGLAITQALVQILGGDLSVTSDPGGDMQNGRTQFTVRLMLGHVAAQATDGQPVETIKGYEGPRRKILLIDDDAAQVAVLRGLLEPLDFTVFEALSGHVGLEIAAYEKPDIVLLDISMPGESGWDICRILRERLGGAVRIVMVSANAHEYHRGGDGRAAHDMFLMKPVDLDALLDAIADQLRIRWTGDAPLTPLPQAEDDALPALPEEAAPLLADIEQKAIIGHVRGIEASIRALEEIVPDAQPLTRRLLGHLDRFDLKGLIRTIRAAR from the coding sequence ATGGACCGCGCCGCCTATGTCCTGCGCGAAAAGCGGCTCTACAATAAATGGGTCGCCAGCCAGACATTGGAGGATTATGCGCTGCGCTATACCGCCGACAGCGCTCGGCGCTGGTCGGCGGGGCAGGTCGCCAACACCGCGATCGGCGCTACCGCCTTCCTCGCCTGCGAAGCGATCGGCGCGTCCATCACCCTGACCTATGGCTTTGCCAACAGCGTCGCAGCCATCGCCGCCGCCGTGGCGTTGATGTTCGTCATCGGCCTGCCCATCGCCTATCATGCGGCGAAGCACGGCCTGGACATCGACCTGCTGACGCGCGGCGCGGGCTTCGGCTATCTGGGGTCCACCCTCACCTCGCTCATCTACGCCAGCTTCACTTTCCTCCTCTTCTCGGTGGAAGCGACGATCATGGCGGTGGCGCTCAAAGCCATGACCGGAATGCCGATGAGCATCGCCTATCTGGTGAGCGCACTCGTCGTCATCCCCATCGCCCTTTACGGCATGAGCGCCATCACCCGCTTCCAGAACGCCACGCAAGGCGTGTGGATCGCGCTCCAGGTCGCGCCGATCGCCTATATCCTCTGGTCCGGCCCCACGGCGCTGGCGGAATGGAGCCGCTTCACCGGCCAGTTGGGCGCGAAGGACGGCAGCGTCAGCCTGCTCTATTTCGGCTTCGCCCTTTCAACGCTCCTGTCCCTCCTGCCGCAGATCGGCGAGCAGGCCGACTATTTGCGCTTCCTGCCCGCCAGGGCGAAGATCGGCCGGGGCAAATGGTGGGCGGCGATGCTGGCGGGCGGACCGGGCTGGACGCTGATCGGCGGCATGAAACTGCTGCTCGGTTCCTGGCTCGCCCATTTCTTGATCCGTAGCGCGGCGGCGCAAAGCGAGGCATCCAGCCCCACCGCCATGTTCCAGGCCATCTACACCGCCATGTCGGGCCATGCCGGGCTGTCGCTGATCCTGACCGGCCTCTTCGTCGTCATCTGCCAGCTCAAGATCAACGTCACCAACGCCTATGCCGGGTCGATCGCCTGGTCGAACTTCTTCGCCCGCCTGACCCACAACCATCCCGGCCGCGTCGTGTGGCTGATCTTCAACGTACTGCTCGCGCTGCTCTTGATGGAAGTCGGCATCTTCGACGCGATCGAGGCGATATTGATCCTCTACGCTACGGTCGCGGCGGGCTGGATCGGCGCGCTGGCGGCCGACCTGATGATCTCCAAGCCGCTCCGTCTCTCCCCATCAGGAATCGAGTTCAAGCGCGCGCATCTCTATGACATCAACCCGGTCGGCATCGGCGCGATGCTGCTGTCGATCCTAGTGTCGGGCAGCGCGCATCTCGGCCTGCTCGGTCCCCTGGCACAGGCCTTCGCCCCGGTCATCGGCATGGCGGTCGCCTTCACCAGCGCCCCGATCATCGCGCTCGTCACCCATGGCCGCTATTATATTGCCCGCCGCTCCCACTGGTCCGAAGGCAGCCAAGCGCAGACCTGCATTATCTGCGAAAACGCCTTCCAGCACGCCGACATGGCGCATTGCCCCATGTATGCCGCGCCCATCTGTTCGCTTTGCTGTACGCTGGAGGCGCGCTGCCACGACCGGTGCAAGAGCGACAGCCGCGCCACGCAGCAGGCGGCGCGCTGGCTGGAACGCCTGCTTCCGCGCGCCGTCGCCGATTATGTCCACACGCCTGTCGGCCATTTCATCGCGGTGATGACAATCATCACCCTGGCCAATGGTGCGGTGCTGGGCGGCATCGGCTGGCAGGTCGCCCGCCGCGCGCCCTCCATCGCCACCCAGACCGGCAGCCTGATGCTGGGCCTCTTCCTGCTCTTCTCGCTGTTCGGCGGGGTGATCGCCTGGATGATCGTGCTGGCCCATCAGAGCCGCCGGTCGGCGATGCAGGAAAGCGAGCATCATGTGCAGAAGCTGATGGAGGAGGTGATCGCCCATGACGTGACCGGGGCGGAGCTGCAACGGGCGAAGGAAGCCGCCGAGGCCGCCAATGCTGCGAAGAGCCGCTACCTCGTCAGCGTCAGCCATGAGATACGCTCGCCGCTCAACAGCATCTACGGCTATGCCCAGTTGATGGAGCGCGGCCATGAAATCGCGCCGATCGAGGCCGCCAAGGTCATCCGCCGCAGCGCCGAACATCTCACCAACCTGGTCGAAGGGCTGATGGACATCAGCCAGGTCGAAAGCGGCGTGCTGCGCATCAGCAACGAAACCGTCCGCCTCTCCCCCTTCGTCGACCAGATCGCCAACATGTTCCGCCCGCAGGCACAGGCGAAAGGGATCGAATTTCTGTACGAGCGGCCCGAAAAGCTGCCCGATTTCGTGCGCACCGACCAAAAGCGCCTGCGCCAGATCCTCATCAACCTCCTCTCCAACGCGATCAAGTTCACGCGCAGCGGCTCCGTCACCTTCCGCGTCGCCTATCGCAGCCAGATGGCGACCTTTGACATTATCGACACCGGCATCGGCATCGCGCCGGACGACCTGAAACGCATCTTCGACCCGTTCGAACGCGGCTCCAATCCCGACGCGCAGAAGCAGAAGGGCGTGGGCCTCGGCCTCGCCATCACCCAGGCGCTGGTACAGATATTGGGCGGCGACCTGTCCGTGACCAGCGATCCGGGCGGCGACATGCAGAATGGGCGCACGCAATTCACCGTGCGGTTGATGCTGGGCCATGTCGCCGCCCAGGCGACGGACGGCCAGCCGGTCGAAACGATCAAGGGCTATGAAGGTCCGCGCCGCAAGATATTGCTGATCGACGATGACGCCGCGCAGGTTGCCGTGTTGCGTGGCCTGCTTGAACCGCTGGACTTCACGGTGTTCGAAGCGCTGAGCGGCCATGTGGGGCTGGAAATCGCAGCCTATGAGAAACCCGACATCGTCCTGCTCGACATTTCCATGCCCGGCGAGTCCGGCTGGGACATATGCCGCATTCTGCGCGAACGGCTGGGCGGCGCTGTCCGCATCGTCATGGTCTCCGCCAACGCGCATGAATATCATCGCGGCGGCGACGGACGTGCGGCGCACGACATGTTCCTGATGAAACCGGTCGATCTCGACGCGCTGCTGGACGCGATCGCCGATCAGCTTCGCATCCGCTGGACCGGCGACGCCCCCCTGACGCCGCTTCCGCAAGCGGAGGATGACGCCCTCCCCGCCTTGCCCGAAGAAGCCGCCCCCCTTCTCGCCGACATTGAGCAGAAGGCGATCATCGGTCATGTCCGCGGTATCGAAGCCAGCATTCGCGCGCTGGAGGAAATCGTGCCCGACGCCCAGCCTCTCACCCGACGCCTGCTCGGCCATCTCGACCGTTTCGACCTCAAGGGGCTTATCAGAACCATAAGGGCCGCCCGATGA
- the ureG gene encoding urease accessory protein UreG — protein MTSHHGPLRVGIGGPVGSGKTALTDRLCKAMRDHHNIAAITNDIYTREDAEFLTRSGALVPERIMGVETGGCPHTAIREDASINLAAVDEMSRRFPGLELIFIESGGDNLAATFSPELADITIYVIDVSAGDKIPRKGGPGITRSDLLIINKIDLAPLVGADLNVMDRDAKKMRGTRPFLFTNLKDNIGLPAIINFIVTTGGLRTQAA, from the coding sequence ATGACCTCGCACCATGGCCCCTTGCGCGTCGGCATCGGCGGCCCGGTCGGCTCCGGCAAGACCGCGCTGACCGACCGGCTCTGCAAGGCGATGCGCGACCATCATAATATCGCCGCCATCACCAACGACATCTACACCCGCGAAGATGCGGAGTTTCTCACCCGCTCCGGCGCGCTCGTCCCCGAACGGATCATGGGCGTGGAGACCGGCGGCTGCCCGCACACCGCCATTCGTGAGGATGCCAGCATCAACCTCGCCGCCGTGGACGAGATGAGCCGCCGTTTCCCCGGCCTGGAGCTGATCTTCATCGAAAGCGGCGGCGACAATCTGGCCGCGACCTTTTCCCCCGAACTGGCCGACATCACCATCTATGTCATCGACGTGTCGGCGGGCGACAAGATCCCGCGCAAGGGCGGCCCCGGCATCACCCGGTCCGACCTGCTCATCATCAACAAGATCGACCTCGCCCCGCTGGTCGGCGCGGACCTCAATGTCATGGACCGGGACGCGAAGAAGATGCGCGGCACCCGCCCCTTCCTCTTCACCAATTTGAAGGACAATATCGGCCTGCCCGCGATCATCAACTTCATCGTCACGACCGGCGGTCTACGGACCCAAGCGGCCTGA
- a CDS encoding urease accessory protein UreF: MSIPMPIITTTMLADAALHRLLAWTSPSYPVGSFTYSHGLETAVEDGRVRTAADVTAYIEAVLARGGGWVDAVLFVHAHRAAGDAAAFDAIAELAAAFRGSSETALESRQQGGSFLSVTRKAWPHPALDAFAQRWGDQPMAHATVMALACAAHAIPLEPALHCWLHATAANLVSAGVRLVPLGQTDGQLALAALSHAIPAIANKALVTALDDLGTAAPDLELASLAHETLYTRLFRS; encoded by the coding sequence ATGAGCATTCCCATGCCCATCATCACCACGACCATGCTGGCTGACGCCGCCCTCCATCGCCTGCTGGCCTGGACCTCGCCTTCCTATCCGGTGGGCAGCTTCACCTATAGCCACGGCCTGGAAACGGCGGTGGAGGATGGCCGCGTCCGCACCGCCGCCGACGTCACCGCCTATATCGAGGCGGTGCTGGCGCGCGGCGGCGGCTGGGTGGACGCGGTGCTGTTCGTCCATGCCCATCGCGCGGCGGGCGATGCGGCGGCCTTCGACGCCATCGCCGAACTCGCCGCCGCCTTTCGCGGCAGCAGCGAGACCGCGCTCGAAAGCCGCCAGCAGGGTGGCTCCTTCCTGTCGGTCACGCGCAAGGCATGGCCCCACCCCGCGCTCGACGCCTTCGCGCAGCGCTGGGGCGACCAGCCCATGGCCCACGCCACGGTCATGGCGCTCGCCTGCGCCGCGCACGCCATCCCGCTCGAACCGGCGCTCCATTGCTGGCTCCATGCCACCGCCGCCAATCTTGTGTCGGCCGGCGTCCGCCTGGTCCCGCTCGGCCAGACCGACGGGCAGCTTGCGCTTGCCGCCCTGTCCCACGCCATCCCCGCCATCGCGAACAAGGCGCTCGTCACGGCACTGGACGATCTCGGCACCGCCGCGCCCGATCTCGAACTCGCCAGCCTCGCCCATGAAACCCTCTATACAAGGCTCTTTCGATCATGA
- the ureE gene encoding urease accessory protein UreE, with protein sequence MLTAHDVLPHGHWSGPAADHITLDHDARHRRRWYYTADHGTAFLLDLARATVLQHGDALQLSDGRLVEVLAAPEVLVEVTAADPAAMIRLAWHIGNRHLPAELHPHAIRLRDDHVINAMLEGLGATVTKVQAPFTPEGGAYSGASHSHDHHHHHHDHDHEHSHAHHHHDHAG encoded by the coding sequence ATGCTGACCGCCCACGATGTCCTTCCCCACGGCCACTGGTCCGGCCCGGCCGCCGACCATATCACGCTGGACCATGACGCCCGCCATCGGCGGCGCTGGTATTATACCGCCGATCATGGCACGGCCTTCCTGCTCGACCTCGCCCGCGCGACCGTCCTTCAGCATGGCGACGCGCTGCAACTGTCGGATGGGCGGCTGGTCGAAGTCCTCGCTGCGCCCGAAGTGCTGGTGGAAGTCACCGCCGCCGATCCTGCCGCAATGATCCGCCTCGCCTGGCATATCGGCAACCGGCATCTGCCCGCTGAACTGCACCCGCACGCCATCCGTCTGCGCGACGATCATGTCATCAACGCCATGCTGGAGGGGCTGGGCGCGACCGTGACCAAGGTCCAAGCCCCCTTCACCCCCGAAGGCGGCGCCTATTCGGGGGCCAGTCACAGCCACGACCATCATCATCATCATCATGACCACGATCATGAGCATTCCCATGCCCATCATCACCACGACCATGCTGGCTGA
- the ureC gene encoding urease subunit alpha yields the protein MPVTLSRRAYAGMFGPTVGDRVRLGDSSLFIRVEEDRTIYGEEVKFGGGKVIRDGMGQSQMSRAEGAPDTVITNALILDHWGIVKADVSIRDGRIHAIGKAGNPDIQPGVDIPIGPGTEIIAGEGRILTVGGIDAHIHFICPQQVEEALNAGITTMLGGGTGPAHGTLATTCTPGSWHIGRMLQALETMPMNFGLFGKGNASQPRALEEMIRAGACGLKLHEDWGTTPAAIDCSLSVADDYDVQVTIHTDTLNEAGFVESTVAAFAGRTIHAFHTEGAGGGHAPDIIKVAGLPNVLPSSTNPTRPYTVNTIEEHLDMLMVCHHLDPRIAEDVAFADSRIRKETIAAEDILHDLGAFSMMSSDSQAMGRVGETIIRCWQTADKMKQQRGSLGSDDADSDNFRAKRYIAKYTINPAIAHGISHIVGSIAVGKLADLVLWSPAFFAVKPDLVIKGGSIATAPMGDPNASIPTPQPVHYRPMFGAMGRAGALSAVHFVSAAGIAEGIGERLKLVRPLEAVHNTRGGIGKASMILNDAMPDIQVDPETYEVRADGELLTCEPASVLPFAQRYFLF from the coding sequence ATGCCCGTAACCCTGTCCCGCCGCGCCTATGCCGGGATGTTCGGTCCCACGGTCGGCGACCGGGTGCGGCTGGGCGACAGCTCCCTCTTCATCCGGGTCGAGGAAGACCGGACCATCTATGGCGAGGAGGTGAAGTTCGGCGGCGGCAAGGTGATCCGCGACGGCATGGGACAAAGCCAGATGAGCCGTGCGGAGGGCGCGCCCGACACCGTCATCACCAACGCGCTGATCCTGGATCATTGGGGCATCGTGAAGGCAGACGTCTCGATCCGCGACGGCCGCATCCATGCCATCGGCAAGGCCGGCAATCCCGACATCCAGCCCGGCGTCGACATCCCGATCGGTCCGGGCACGGAGATCATCGCGGGCGAGGGCCGCATCCTGACCGTCGGGGGCATCGACGCGCATATCCATTTCATCTGTCCGCAGCAGGTGGAGGAAGCACTCAATGCAGGCATCACGACGATGCTGGGCGGCGGCACCGGCCCGGCGCACGGCACCTTGGCGACCACCTGCACGCCGGGAAGCTGGCATATCGGCCGGATGCTCCAGGCGCTGGAGACCATGCCGATGAATTTCGGCCTGTTCGGCAAGGGCAATGCCAGCCAGCCCCGCGCGCTGGAGGAGATGATCCGCGCGGGCGCCTGTGGCCTGAAACTGCACGAGGATTGGGGCACCACCCCCGCCGCGATCGATTGCAGCCTGTCGGTGGCGGACGATTACGACGTTCAGGTCACGATCCACACCGATACGCTGAACGAGGCCGGTTTCGTCGAAAGCACCGTCGCGGCCTTCGCGGGGCGGACCATCCACGCCTTCCATACCGAGGGTGCGGGTGGCGGCCATGCGCCGGACATCATCAAGGTGGCGGGGCTGCCTAACGTCCTGCCCTCCTCCACCAATCCGACCCGGCCCTATACCGTCAACACGATCGAGGAACATCTCGACATGCTGATGGTGTGCCACCATCTCGACCCGCGCATCGCCGAGGATGTCGCCTTCGCCGACAGCCGCATCCGCAAGGAGACGATCGCGGCGGAAGACATCCTGCACGACCTGGGCGCCTTCTCCATGATGTCGTCGGACAGCCAGGCGATGGGGCGCGTGGGGGAAACCATCATCCGCTGCTGGCAGACCGCCGACAAGATGAAGCAGCAGCGCGGGAGCCTGGGCAGCGACGACGCCGACAGCGATAATTTCCGCGCCAAGCGCTACATCGCCAAATATACGATCAACCCCGCCATCGCACACGGCATCAGCCACATCGTGGGGTCGATCGCCGTGGGGAAGCTCGCCGACCTCGTCCTCTGGTCGCCTGCCTTCTTTGCGGTGAAGCCCGATCTGGTCATCAAGGGCGGCAGCATCGCCACCGCGCCGATGGGCGACCCAAATGCCAGCATCCCGACGCCCCAGCCGGTCCATTATCGCCCGATGTTCGGCGCGATGGGCCGCGCGGGCGCGTTGTCGGCGGTGCATTTCGTGTCGGCAGCGGGGATTGCGGAGGGGATCGGCGAACGGCTCAAGCTCGTCCGGCCGCTGGAGGCGGTGCACAATACGCGCGGCGGGATCGGGAAGGCGTCGATGATCCTGAACGACGCCATGCCGGATATTCAGGTCGACCCCGAAACCTACGAGGTTCGGGCGGATGGCGAACTGCTGACATGCGAACCGGCGAGTGTCCTGCCGTTCGCGCAACGGTATTTCCTGTTTTGA